One Rhizoctonia solani chromosome 3, complete sequence genomic region harbors:
- a CDS encoding alpha/beta hydrolase family protein — translation MSALISSNIIPETTIVPLSAGHTLEVDIYTALADTINLGAQKIAVLCHPWSWLGGCKDDPVLESIAVTLNVKLNMHVLVPNARSVGNSTGRASFSGKSEAADLEELTQWYINKAKDPPQLESRRVTHMDHFSRRVILFFLTRYKHHILLSYPLSPLPLLTFFNASTYREHLSRLVSNPQARVLILFGDKDQFTGISNYQSWANNLEQAQGSSTSEAIGSGAIEVKMVTGADHFWRGRFNRQMTEAIITWLEKYDPVHRSSGRLATTLANDE, via the exons ATGAGCGCTCTCATTAGCTCCAATATCATCCCTGAAACGACAATAGTACCTCTGTCAGCCGGACACACTCTCGAGGTTGATATCTACACTGCACTGGCAGATACAATTAACCTTGGTGCACAGAAGATTGCTGTTCTCTGTCATCCATGGTCCTGGCTAGGAGGATGCAAGGATGACCC AGTGCTTGAGAGCATCGCTGTAACTCTTAATGTCAAACTCAACATGCATGTGCTCGTTCCCAACGCCCGTTCAGTGGGCAACTCAACAGGAAGGGCCTCCTTCTCTGGTAAATCCGAGGCGGCAGATCTCGAAGAATTGACCCAATGGTATATAAACAAA GCAAAGGACCCACCACAGCTTGAGTCTCGCAGGGTTACTCACATGGATCACTTCTCGCGTCGTGTCATCCTATTCTTCCTGACCCGATACAAACATCACATTCTTCTATCATATCCTCTATCCCCTCTTCCTCTGCTTACGTTTTTCAACGCTTCAACGTACAGGGAACACTTGTCTCGACTTGTTAGCAATCCACAAGCGCGTGTGCTTATCCTTTTCGGCGATAAAGACCAATTCACTGGTATCAGCAATTATCAGTCCTGGGCCAACAACCTCGAGCAAGCACAAGGTTCATCGACATCGGAAGCCATTGGTAGTGGCGCTATTGAGGTCAAAATGGTTACGGGTGCTGATCACTTTTGGCGTGGACGCTTTAATCGACAGATGACTGAGGCAATAATAACTTGGTTGGAGAAATATGATCCCGTTCACAGATCTTCCGGGAGATTGGCGACTACACTAGCAAACGATGAGTAA
- a CDS encoding peroxisomal adenine nucleotide transporter 1, whose translation MPAVALAYLALCYAAATRVIPIRIWMVEEPGSHLSTIKAGVTTINIVVIGLALLPLKSLLDDLKGEEFFRALRVSRSGVPLKAINNVSTPSHSYSRGMMSIMQNHVSKYYTGAILTGLLATLVSSLAPAALSVGIIPVDTELTAFRVGAVASDSVVKVYLTEVNNNPKFNARATEAASMGWVQSVLGVSMSFQATSLKYGVPVPLDLHPNDRARYITDVIVMDPVCTWTVPNPPVVAPLNSSDFNSQKRLVFTGTSSRASLNVLSEGISPLSNISSNDPPTTGVMGWLMASTIDMSGIPTQEYHDVVQIGNSTSPTTTELSILMCDPRLSVETREVRLDGTGKMTVMENTGLTRQGNLHLAQTRLLVGQALKKFSSDSGPDTQFTGLGQAAQLQMFFGPVENVTLTPVLKPRPIEELTYGYSVAQQAAMRSYLSGRMSSSFVPGRMQEMNWSDTEQFTLVSVSAALANSNLGRVCEDVKYADRTQGTLPEDVVIKTLENRTIRLVNNGGPGHSLHID comes from the exons ATGCCTGCAGTCGCTTTGGCATACCTAGCTCTTTGTTACGCAGCCGCTACAAGAGTAATCCCCATACGCATTTGGATGGTTGAAGAACCCGGAAGCCATTTGT CTACAATTAAGGCGGGCGTTACAACAATCAACATTGTAGTTATCGGGCTCGCATTGTTGCCTCTTAAGTCACTTCTTGACGACTTAAAA GGCGAAGAATTCTTTAGAGCACTTCGCGTTTCTCGATCTGGAGTTCCACTGAAAGCCATTAATAATGTTTCAACTCCTTCACACTCATATAGTAGAGGGATGATGTCTATCATGCAGAACCATGTTTCAA AGTACTACACTGGCGCAATCCTGACCGGGCTTTTAGCAACTTTAGTATCTTCCTTGGCCCCCGCGGCTC TGTCCGTTGGTATCATACCTGTTGACACGGAACTAACTGCCTTTCGGGTTGGAGCGGTGGCCAGTGACAGTGTCGTCAA GGTGTATCTCACCGAGGTAAACAACAATCCCAAATTCAACGCAAGAGCTACTGAGGCAGCTTCAATGGGATGGGTTCAATCGGTGCTGG GTGTGAGTATGTCCTTCCAGGCTACGTCTCTCAAATATGGCGTCCCTGTACCACTCGACCTTCACCCAAATGACCGAGCTCGCTATATCACTGATGTGATTGTTATGGATCCTGTCTGTACCTGGACCGTTCCAAACCCTCCGGTTGTAGCgcccttgaattcttccgaCTTCAATTCTCAA AAACGTCTAG TATTCACCGGCACATCGAGTAGGGCGTCATTGAACGTATTGAGTGAAGGGATTTCACCTTTATCCAATATTTCAAGTAACGACCCACCAACTACTGGCGTGATGGGCTGGCTCATGGCCAG CACAATTGACATGTCTGGAATACCCACCCAGGAGTATCATGACGTTGTCCAGATCGGTAACTCGACTTCACCAACAACGACGGAACTCAGCATTCTTATGTGCGATCCCAGACTCTCTGTTGAGACTAGAGAGGTACGACTGGACGGGACCGGAAAGATGACTGTGATGGAGAATACGGGTTTGACGCGCCAAGGCAACCTTCACCTCGCTCAAACTCGCCTTTTAGTTGGTCAA GCTCTTAAAAAGTTTAGCAGTGATTCG GGCCCTGATACGCAGTTCACTGGTCTCGGGCAGGCAGCCCAGCTTCAAATGTTCTTCGGACCTGTCGAAAACGTGACTTTGACACCCGTATTAAAACCTCGCCCTATTGAGGAACTCACATATGGATACAGCGTAGCCCAACAAGCAGCTATGCGCTCCTACCTTTCTGGCCGAATGTCATCGAGCTTCGTTCCTGGGCGAATGCAAGAGATGAATTG GTCAGACACGGAGCAGTTTACATTAGTTTCCGTATCTGCAGCATTGGCGAATTCCAATCTTGGTCGTGTATGCGAGGACGTCAAATATGCGGATCGCACACAAGGGACATTACCGGAGGATGTTGTCATAAAGACACTCGAAAATAGGACAATCCGTTTAGTCAACAATGGCGGACCGGGGCATTCATTACATATAGATTGA
- a CDS encoding peroxisomal biogenesis factor 11 codes for MASKPVTLARLGDTVLGSVGTCIPPNKRIDHLVRYLSTWSGSDKFFMIIQYACKLVAPYFLLRAKLQYNSGRAKTAESFAAIALNKLGSNISSARTLWNFWGLLPIIQWLSSLERSQPQTRKLLNIERLQALAMLAYYPLEHAYYLGSQSIIRISPSTSNKLVLWSCRVWAVYIVLQFEHLREDMRLLAIDERAARAARKSGEVTAEASTSRVLTKRKAALWNQVLVNLGNFPLALHWSLEKGLFGNEVWVNFFGLVAALASFKGGWAATSSP; via the exons ATGGCATCCAAACCTGTGACCTTAGCGCGTTTGGGTGATACTGTTCTTGGATCTGTTGGGACATGCATTCCTCCAAATAAGCGGATCGATCATCTGGTTCGATACTTGTCTACTTGGTCAGGTAGTGA CAAGTTTTTCATG ATTATACAATATGCGTGCAAGCTGGTAGCACCATACTTCTTACTCCGCGCGAAACTTCAATATAACTCTGGGCGTGCAAAAACTGCTGAAAGCTTTGCAGCAATTGCTTTAAATAAGCTTGGTTCAAATATTTCCAGTGCCAGAACATTATGGAACTTCTGGG GCCTACTACCGATAATTCAATGGCTGAGTTCCCTCGAACGTTCTCAGCCCCAAACCAGGAAGCTTCTGAATATCGAACGTCTACAGGCTCTTGCTATGCTCGCCTACTATCCTCTTGAGCACGCATACTACCTTGGTAGCCAATCGATCATTCGCATCTCGCCAAGCACCTCAAACAAACTCGTGCTTTGGTCGTGCCGTGTCTGGGCGGTGTATATTGTCCTGCAGTTCGAACACTTGCGAGAAGATATGAGGCTTCTGGCAATCGATGAACGTGCCGCGCGCGCTGCTCGGAAGAGCGGTGAAGTTACTGCGGAGGCGTCCACTAGCCGAGTATTGACCAAGCGCAAGGCCGCACTATGGAATCAAGTTTTAGTGAACCTTGGGAATTTCCCGCTGGCACTACATTG GTCATTGGAGAAAGGTCTGTTTGGGAATGAG GTTTGGGTTAATTTCTTTGGCCTCGTTGCGGCACTTGCCTCCTTTAAAGGAGGTTGGGCTGCGACATCATCACCTTGA
- a CDS encoding mitochondrial carrier protein — MLSHIPGADVALGTPPQNTSFAIDTGSSTQFALTPDCIYCPTEGMYDTSVSSSIVQDPSLGLFGDGMFGGTRGSETITLGGLLQDVQSPMAFIDRMSPKFQLRFAGGHLGLFVPQSNETRRKQSVLYRLNEQGQLLNPVWGLRMGGENPQLTIGALDPNDYEGEINWVPLIDDSPKIQIDALKGYNGNAFPLPSPLNASIDTQWSTKIQSVSRNIYVQDLEMYIMNDTLIGPNQFINIYPPNNETFGVRCNGTETPSVEFSVEINGVDYLVNQTDLIRPTSGIAAPGYCNVGVMKSSGTEYTLGVTFLRSVYLAYRFPTGDCPGYYGFAASKGGPTPTSKQKPRTIPTDAASCLSFATPNSTPSPTISILKELQPSGVSKETYRVYGRPDDDWVPLRGVQDLPLLKPIRNISLHLNASANSHKNSRYSALSSFETPPTSTMSQQEQLTPFGHALAGALGGVFSNAVVYPLDTAKTRIQATDGSEKDRKGKGRDGHDRLSIVPLLVRILKEEGVKGCYGGFGASMANTFFMQYAYFFFYSFVRTTYIKRLTRKQPSGKAQQLSTSIELLLGAAAGALAQIFTLPVSVIATRQQIGKSKNAAGTESSSFIDVGREIVKEDGVTGLWAGIKPSMVLTVNPAITYGAFERIKSIMLASTNSSKLTPGKAFLVGALSKTLATVVTYPYIMAKVRLQAGSISRPESGDSSSESESEFSDIKGVEEGDLTASYAEVTKYGHSVAQTPKAPRKTAKHQKSAVKLLAKVLRKDGVLGWYQGMGAQITKAVLAQALLFMLKDQFERYALVIMLFIRKLRGPKP; from the exons ATGTTATCACATATACCTGGGGCAGATGTTGCTCTGGGTACTCCGCCTCAAAACACATCTTTTGCTATTGACACTGGCTCCTCGACTCAGTTCGCCCTTACGCCAGATTGTATCTACTGCCCAACTGAGGGGATGTACGACACGTCTGTGTCGTCATCGATCGTACAAGAT CCTAGCCTGGGGCTCTTTGGGGATGGCATGTTCGGGGGAACTCGTGGCAGCGAAACAATCACACTGGGCGGTCTTTTACAAGATGTTCAATCCCCCATGG CTTTCATTGACCGGATGTCCCCGAAATTTCAGCTCAGATTTGCAGGAG GTCATCTTGGCTTATTCGTGCCCCAGTCAAACGAGACCCGGCGCAAGCAGAGTGTTTTGTACCGCCTAAATGAGCAAGGCCAACTTCTCAACCCTGTTTGGGGGCTTCGTATGGGCGGTGAAAACCCTCAGTTGACTATTGGAGCGCTCGACCCTAATGATTATGAGGGAGAAATCAACTGGGTACCACTCATAGACGATTCCCCTAAAATACAAATAGACGCACTGAAAGGGTACAATGGAAATGCCTTCCCTCTCCCCTCTCCATTGAATGCAAGCATCGATACTC AATGGAGCACTAAAATCCAGTCAGTCAGCAGAAACATTTACGTACAGGACCTCGAGATGTACATAATGAATGACACTCTTATAGGACCAAACCAATTTATCAACATCTATCCCCCGAATAACGAAACCTTTGGAGTTCGGTGTAACGGTACAGAGACCCCTTCGGTTGAGTTTTCCGTTGAAATCAATG GCGTTGATTATCTCGTCAACCAGACAGACCTGATCCGACCTACCAGCGGTATCGCGGCACCTGGCTACTGCAATGTTGGAGTCATGAAATCCTCAGGAACGGAATATACGCTAGGGGTTACGTTCCTGAGAAGTGTCTATCT TGCATATAGGTTCCCTACTGGAGACTGTCCTGGGTATTATGGCTTTGCAGCAAGCAAGGGAGGCCCAACCCCTACATCGAAACAGAAACCTAGGACTATACCGACAGACGCTGCGAGTTGTCTCTCATTCGCAACCCCTAATTCTACTCCCAGCCCCACTATATCAATACTCAAGGAGCTTCAGCCCTCTGGAGTTAGCAAAGAGACCTATAGGGTGTATGGAAGGCCAGATGATGATTGGGTTCCATTGCGAGGAGTCCAGGATTTACCGCTTCTGAAG CCGATCCGGAACATATCATTGCATTTGAACGCCAGTGCCAACAGCCATAAGAACTCACGATACTCGGCGCTTTCGTCATTCGAGACTCCACCCACTTCTACCATGTCACAACAAGAGCAACTTACTCCGTTTGGCCACGCCCTCGCAGGGGCGTTGGGAGGTGTTTTCAGTAATGC TGTGGTTTATCCTTTAGATAC GGCAAAGACCAGAATCCAGGCCACAGATGGATCCGAGAAGGATAGGAAAGGCAAAGGCCGAGACGGACACGATCGTCTATCTATCGTACCACTTTTAGTACGTATACTGAAGGAAGAAGGCGTAAAAGGGTGCTACGGAGGGTTCGGAGCTAGTATGGCAAATACATTTTTCATGC AATACGCCTACTTTTTCTTCTACAGCTTCGTCCGTACAACATACATCAAGCGTCTCACACGGAAGCAGCCTTCTGGAAAAGCACAACAACTTTCCACATCAATTGAACTACTCTTGGGGGCTGCCGCGGGCGCTCTTGCCCAAATTTTTACTCTTCCCGTTTCTGTAATTGCCACCCGACAACAAATTGGAAAGTCGAAAAATGCGGCTGGAACCGAATCAAGCTCGTTCATCGATGTCGGCCGTGAAATTGTCAAAGAAGATGGTGTGACTGGCCTTTGGGCAGGTATCAAACCAAGCATGGTTCTCACCGTCAACCCGGCCATTACTTACGGGGCCTTCGAGCGTATCAAAAGTATTATGCTAGCAAGTACCAATTCATCAAAACTTACCCCAGGCAAAGCGTTCCTCGTTGGCGCACTTTCAAAGACGCTCGCCACAGTG GTCACTTATCCGTACATTATGGCCAAGGTTCGATTGCAAGCAGGAAGTATCTCTCGGCCTGAGTCAGGTGATTCAAGCTCTGAATCGGAATCAGAGTTCTCGGACATTAAGGGCGTAGAGGAGGGTGATCTAACTGCATCCTATGCCGAAGTAACGAAGTATGGACACAGCGTCGCCCAAACACCTAAAGCCCCTAGGAAGACCGCCAAGCACCAAAAGAGTGCCGTTAAACTATTGGCAAAGGTACTACGCAAAGATGGGGTGCTTGGTTGGTACCAG GGTATGGGTGCCCAGATCACGAAGGCGGTCTTGGCTCAAGCTTTGTTGTTCATGTTGAAAGATCAGTTTGAGCGGTATGCGTTGGTGATTATGTTGTTTATTCGGAAACTTCGTGGCCCGAAGCCGTAG